In the genome of Streptomyces sp. NBC_00190, one region contains:
- a CDS encoding leucyl aminopeptidase: protein MTALTLSTSGAATLRADALVVGVAKGPKGPVVAAGAEAVDKAYDGKLAAVLDAVGASGAEGEITKLPAPAGLKVPMVLAVGLGAVPDKDESFDEEALRRAAGAAARALHGSKKAAFALPLDDASAVTAVAEGALLGAYAFTAYQGGEKKAAGDKNSGPKQPLAEIALLGAKPRDKEHKTAAERATVVATEVNIARDLVNTPPNDLTPEAFAAVASATAKEHGVKVQVLDEKALVKGGFGGIMGVGKGSENLPRLVKLTYTHPKAEKTLAFVGKGITYDSGGISLKPAGHNETMKCDMAGAAAVFASVVAVAKLGLQVNVTGWLALAENMPSGSATKPGDVLRMYSGKTVEVLNTDAEGRLVLGDALTKASEDNPDAIVDVATLTGAMVLALGNRTFGIMANDDAFRTSIHEIAEEVGESSWPMPLPADLRKSMDSPTADIANMGERMGSGLLAGLFLKEFVGEGITWAHLDIAGPAFHEGAPYGYTPKGGTGSAVRTLVRLAERTATGDLG from the coding sequence GTGACTGCTCTGACTCTCAGCACCTCCGGCGCGGCTACGCTGCGCGCCGACGCCCTCGTCGTCGGTGTCGCGAAGGGCCCCAAGGGCCCGGTCGTGGCCGCGGGCGCCGAGGCCGTGGACAAGGCGTACGACGGTAAGCTCGCCGCCGTGCTCGACGCGGTCGGCGCCTCGGGCGCCGAAGGCGAGATCACCAAGCTGCCGGCCCCGGCGGGCCTGAAGGTCCCGATGGTGCTCGCGGTCGGACTCGGCGCCGTTCCGGACAAGGACGAGTCGTTCGACGAGGAGGCGCTGCGCCGCGCCGCCGGCGCCGCCGCCCGCGCCCTGCACGGCTCCAAGAAGGCCGCCTTCGCCCTTCCCCTGGACGACGCCTCCGCCGTCACCGCCGTCGCCGAGGGCGCGCTGCTGGGCGCGTACGCCTTCACCGCCTACCAGGGCGGCGAGAAGAAGGCCGCCGGCGACAAGAACAGCGGCCCCAAGCAGCCGCTCGCCGAGATCGCCCTGCTGGGCGCCAAGCCGCGCGACAAGGAGCACAAGACCGCGGCCGAGCGCGCCACCGTCGTCGCGACCGAGGTCAACATCGCGCGCGACCTCGTCAACACCCCGCCGAACGACCTGACCCCCGAGGCCTTCGCCGCGGTCGCCTCCGCGACCGCGAAGGAGCACGGCGTCAAGGTCCAGGTCCTGGACGAGAAGGCACTGGTCAAGGGCGGCTTCGGCGGCATCATGGGCGTCGGCAAGGGGTCCGAGAACCTGCCGCGCCTGGTGAAGCTCACCTACACCCACCCCAAGGCGGAGAAGACCCTGGCCTTCGTCGGCAAGGGCATCACCTACGACTCGGGCGGCATCTCCCTGAAGCCGGCCGGCCACAACGAGACGATGAAGTGCGACATGGCCGGCGCCGCCGCCGTCTTCGCCTCCGTCGTCGCGGTCGCGAAGCTGGGCCTCCAGGTGAACGTCACCGGCTGGCTGGCGCTCGCCGAGAACATGCCGTCCGGCTCCGCCACCAAGCCCGGTGACGTGCTGCGCATGTACAGCGGCAAGACCGTCGAGGTGCTCAACACGGACGCCGAGGGCCGCCTGGTCCTGGGCGACGCGCTGACCAAGGCCTCGGAGGACAACCCGGACGCCATCGTCGACGTGGCCACGCTGACCGGCGCCATGGTGCTGGCCCTGGGCAACCGCACCTTCGGCATCATGGCCAACGACGACGCTTTCCGTACGTCGATCCACGAGATCGCCGAGGAGGTCGGCGAGTCCTCGTGGCCGATGCCGCTCCCCGCGGACCTGCGCAAGTCCATGGACTCCCCCACCGCCGACATCGCCAACATGGGTGAGCGCATGGGCAGCGGCCTGCTGGCCGGCCTCTTCCTGAAGGAGTTCGTCGGCGAGGGCATCACCTGGGCCCACCTCGACATCGCGGGCCCGGCCTTCCACGAGGGCGCGCCGTACGGCTACACGCCCAAGGGCGGCACCGGCTCGGCCGTGCGCACCCTGGTGCGGCTGGCCGAGCGTACGGCCACGGGCGACCTGGGCTGA
- the sucB gene encoding 2-oxoglutarate dehydrogenase, E2 component, dihydrolipoamide succinyltransferase produces the protein MSVSVTLPALGESVTEGTVTRWLKAEGERVEADEPLLEVSTDKVDTEIPSPVAGILASIKVAEDETVEVGAELAVIDDGSGAPAAAAAPAAEAPAAPAPVAEAPAAPAPAPVAEAPAPAAAAPAASGTDVVLPALGESVTEGTVTRWLKQVGESVEADEPLLEVSTDKVDTEIPAPVSGTLLEILVGEDETAEVGARLAVIGVAGAAPAAAPAAAAPAPVQAAAPVAAPAPVVAAPAAAAPAPVAAPAPVAAPAPVAAPAPVAAPAPVAAPAPVAPAAPVTPVQAGDEGAYVTPLVRKLASESGVNLSTVSGTGVGGRIRKQDVLAAAEAAKAAAAAPAPAAAAPAAKAPAAAVSELRGQTVKMTRMRKVIGDNMMKALHSQAQLSSVVEVDITKIMKLREQAKASFLAREGVKLSPMPFFVKAAAQALKAHAVVNARINDDEGTITYFDSENIGIAVDSEKGLMTPVIKGAGDLNLAGISKATADLAGKVRGNKITPDELSGATFTISNTGSRGALFDTVIVPPNQVAILGIGATVKRPMVIETPEGTVIGVRDMTYLTLSYDHRLVDGADAARYLSAVKAILEAGEFEVELGL, from the coding sequence ATGTCGGTTTCCGTAACCCTTCCGGCGCTCGGTGAGAGCGTCACTGAGGGCACTGTCACCCGCTGGCTGAAGGCCGAGGGCGAGCGCGTCGAGGCCGACGAGCCGCTGCTCGAGGTCTCGACCGACAAGGTCGACACCGAGATCCCCTCCCCCGTGGCGGGCATCCTGGCCTCCATCAAGGTCGCCGAGGACGAGACCGTCGAGGTCGGGGCCGAGCTGGCCGTCATCGACGACGGCTCCGGCGCGCCGGCCGCGGCTGCCGCTCCGGCCGCCGAGGCCCCCGCCGCTCCGGCTCCGGTCGCCGAGGCCCCCGCGGCCCCGGCTCCCGCGCCGGTCGCCGAGGCCCCCGCCCCCGCCGCCGCCGCTCCGGCCGCGTCCGGCACCGATGTCGTGCTCCCCGCCCTGGGCGAGTCCGTCACCGAGGGCACCGTCACCCGCTGGCTGAAGCAGGTCGGCGAGTCCGTCGAGGCCGACGAGCCGCTGCTCGAGGTCTCCACGGACAAGGTCGACACCGAGATCCCGGCGCCGGTCTCCGGCACGCTGCTGGAGATCCTGGTCGGCGAGGACGAGACCGCCGAGGTCGGCGCCCGCCTGGCCGTCATCGGTGTCGCGGGCGCGGCTCCCGCCGCCGCCCCGGCCGCCGCCGCCCCGGCTCCGGTCCAGGCTGCCGCTCCGGTCGCCGCCCCGGCTCCGGTCGTGGCCGCCCCGGCCGCTGCCGCTCCGGCTCCCGTGGCTGCCCCGGCTCCCGTGGCCGCTCCGGCCCCGGTCGCCGCCCCGGCCCCGGTCGCCGCTCCGGCCCCGGTCGCCGCTCCGGCTCCGGTCGCCCCGGCCGCTCCCGTCACCCCGGTCCAGGCCGGCGACGAGGGCGCCTACGTGACCCCGCTGGTGCGCAAGCTCGCCTCTGAGTCCGGCGTCAACCTGTCCACGGTCTCGGGCACCGGTGTCGGTGGCCGCATCCGCAAGCAGGACGTCCTCGCCGCCGCCGAGGCCGCCAAGGCCGCCGCCGCCGCGCCGGCTCCGGCCGCCGCCGCCCCGGCCGCCAAGGCTCCGGCCGCCGCGGTCTCCGAGCTGCGTGGCCAGACCGTCAAGATGACCCGCATGCGCAAGGTCATCGGCGACAACATGATGAAGGCGCTGCACTCGCAGGCCCAGCTCAGCTCCGTGGTCGAGGTGGACATCACCAAGATCATGAAGCTGCGCGAGCAGGCGAAGGCGTCCTTCCTGGCCCGTGAGGGCGTCAAGCTCTCGCCGATGCCGTTCTTCGTCAAGGCCGCCGCCCAGGCGCTGAAGGCCCACGCGGTCGTCAACGCCCGGATCAACGACGACGAGGGCACCATCACCTACTTCGACTCGGAGAACATCGGCATCGCCGTGGACTCCGAGAAGGGCCTGATGACCCCGGTCATCAAGGGTGCCGGTGACCTCAACCTGGCGGGCATCTCCAAGGCGACCGCCGACCTGGCCGGCAAGGTCCGCGGCAACAAGATCACGCCGGACGAGCTGTCGGGCGCGACCTTCACCATCAGCAACACCGGCTCGCGCGGTGCGCTGTTCGACACCGTCATCGTGCCGCCGAACCAGGTCGCCATCCTGGGCATCGGTGCCACGGTCAAGCGCCCGATGGTCATCGAGACCCCCGAGGGCACCGTCATCGGCGTCCGCGACATGACGTACCTGACCCTGTCCTACGACCACCGCCTGGTGGACGGCGCGGACGCGGCCCGGTACCTCTCGGCCGTCAAGGCGATCCTCGAGGCCGGCGAGTTCGAGGTCGAGCTCGGTCTCTGA
- the lpdA gene encoding dihydrolipoyl dehydrogenase, producing MANDASTVFDLVILGGGSGGYAAALRASQLGLDVALIEKNKLGGTCLHNGCIPTKALLHAGEIADQAREAAQFGVKTTFEGIDIAGVHKYKDEIISGLYKGLQGLVASRKVTYIEGEGRLSSPTSVDVNGQRIQGRHVLLATGSVPKSLPGLNIDGNRIISSDHALVLDRVPESAIVLGGGVIGVEFASAWKSFGSDITVIEGLKHLVPVEDENSSKLLERAFRKRGIKFNLGTFFDKAEYTENGVRVTLADGKTFEAEVLLVAVGRGPVSQGLGYEEQGVAMDRGYVLVDEYMQTNVPTISAVGDLVPTLQLAHVGFAEGILVAERLAGLKAVPIDYDGVPRVTYCHPEVASVGITEAKAKEIYGADKVVALKYNLAGNGKSKILKTAGEIKLVQVKDGAVVGVHMVGDRMGEQVGEAQLIYNWEALPAEVAQLIHAHPTQNEAMGEAHLALAGKPLHAHD from the coding sequence GTGGCGAACGACGCCAGCACCGTTTTCGACCTAGTGATCCTCGGCGGTGGCAGTGGCGGTTACGCCGCGGCGCTGCGCGCATCCCAGCTGGGTCTGGACGTTGCCCTGATCGAGAAGAACAAGCTCGGTGGCACCTGCCTGCACAACGGCTGCATCCCCACGAAGGCTCTGCTGCACGCGGGTGAGATCGCGGACCAGGCTCGCGAGGCCGCCCAGTTCGGTGTGAAGACCACCTTCGAGGGCATCGACATCGCGGGTGTCCACAAGTACAAGGACGAGATCATCTCGGGCCTGTACAAGGGTCTGCAGGGCCTGGTCGCCTCCCGCAAGGTGACCTACATCGAGGGTGAGGGCCGCCTCTCCTCCCCGACTTCCGTCGACGTGAACGGTCAGCGCATCCAGGGCCGCCACGTCCTGCTGGCGACCGGCTCCGTGCCGAAGTCGCTGCCGGGCCTGAACATCGACGGCAACCGCATCATCTCCTCGGACCACGCGCTGGTCCTGGACCGCGTGCCCGAGTCCGCGATCGTCCTCGGCGGTGGCGTCATCGGCGTCGAGTTCGCCTCGGCGTGGAAGTCCTTCGGCTCCGACATCACCGTCATCGAGGGCCTCAAGCACCTCGTTCCGGTCGAGGACGAGAACAGCTCCAAGCTGCTGGAGCGGGCCTTCCGCAAGCGCGGCATCAAGTTCAACCTCGGCACCTTCTTCGACAAGGCCGAGTACACCGAGAACGGCGTGCGCGTCACGCTGGCCGACGGCAAGACCTTCGAGGCCGAGGTGCTGCTGGTCGCCGTCGGCCGCGGCCCGGTCTCGCAGGGCCTGGGCTACGAGGAGCAGGGCGTCGCGATGGACCGCGGCTACGTCCTGGTCGACGAGTACATGCAGACCAACGTGCCGACCATCTCGGCCGTCGGTGACCTCGTCCCGACCCTCCAGCTCGCGCACGTCGGCTTCGCCGAGGGCATCCTGGTCGCGGAGCGTCTGGCCGGCCTCAAGGCCGTCCCGATCGACTACGACGGTGTCCCGCGCGTCACCTACTGCCACCCCGAGGTCGCTTCCGTCGGCATCACCGAGGCCAAGGCCAAGGAGATCTACGGTGCGGACAAGGTCGTGGCCCTGAAGTACAACCTTGCGGGCAACGGCAAGAGCAAGATCCTGAAGACCGCGGGCGAGATCAAGCTCGTCCAGGTCAAGGACGGTGCCGTGGTCGGCGTCCACATGGTCGGTGACCGGATGGGCGAGCAGGTCGGCGAGGCCCAGCTGATCTACAACTGGGAAGCCCTGCCGGCCGAGGTCGCGCAGCTCATCCACGCGCACCCGACGCAGAACGAGGCGATGGGCGAGGCCCACCTGGCCCTCGCCGGCAAGCCGCTGCACGCACACGACTAA
- the pelF gene encoding GT4 family glycosyltransferase PelF, producing the protein MSHGRHVTMLTEGTYPHVHGGVSTWCDQLVRGMPEVDFNVIALTGSGREPVTWELPRNVYRHTVVPLWGATPRRGRRSVLRGKAHRRFTEVYETFLLSLLDPGHGGFSGALRELAVLARAGKLAPALRSESVLRLLMDVWTRPGLAVAAAEPTIHDALTATDLLEHALRPLSVRIPPDSVAHAVSSGLATLPALAAAYLDKVPFLLTEHGIYLRERYLGYRSAAQRWPVKALMLGFYRELNTEGYRQADLITPVNQYNRRWEERGGAAADRIRTVYNGVDPYAFPEAGPEPEVPTLSWCGRIDPIKDLETLIRAYAFMRVEMPTLRLRLFGPVPAGCEEYKLRLEKLAAELGVTDGVSYEGRIEQVAQAYAAGSVVMLSSISEGFPFSIIEAMSCGRTTVSTDVGGVREAVGDTGLVVPPREPETMARATLALLRDDERRAELGRMSRKRVVEKFTLHQSVDGFRHIYRELAGQPVLPVREGDDWTQRLADPWYRELAADGSLW; encoded by the coding sequence ATGAGCCATGGGCGTCATGTCACCATGCTCACCGAAGGCACCTATCCGCACGTCCACGGGGGCGTCAGCACCTGGTGCGACCAACTGGTCCGAGGCATGCCGGAGGTCGACTTCAACGTCATAGCCCTGACCGGCTCCGGACGCGAGCCGGTTACCTGGGAACTCCCGCGCAACGTCTACCGGCACACCGTCGTACCGCTCTGGGGGGCCACTCCCCGGCGCGGCCGCCGGTCCGTCCTGCGCGGCAAGGCCCACCGCCGTTTCACCGAGGTCTACGAAACCTTCCTGCTCTCCCTGCTCGACCCTGGCCACGGGGGATTCTCCGGGGCCCTGCGCGAACTGGCCGTCCTCGCCCGGGCCGGGAAGCTCGCCCCGGCCCTGCGCTCCGAGTCCGTCCTGCGCCTGCTGATGGACGTATGGACCCGCCCGGGCCTCGCCGTCGCCGCCGCCGAGCCCACCATCCACGACGCGCTCACCGCCACCGACCTGCTGGAACACGCGCTGCGCCCGCTTTCCGTGCGGATCCCGCCCGACAGCGTCGCGCACGCCGTCAGCAGCGGCCTCGCCACCCTCCCGGCCCTCGCCGCCGCCTACCTCGACAAGGTGCCCTTCCTCCTGACCGAGCACGGCATCTACCTGCGCGAGCGCTACCTCGGCTACCGCAGCGCCGCACAGCGCTGGCCCGTCAAGGCGCTCATGCTCGGCTTCTACCGCGAGCTCAACACCGAGGGCTACCGGCAGGCCGACCTGATCACCCCCGTCAACCAGTACAACCGCCGCTGGGAGGAGCGCGGAGGCGCCGCCGCCGACCGGATCCGCACCGTGTACAACGGCGTGGACCCGTACGCCTTCCCCGAGGCCGGCCCCGAACCCGAGGTGCCCACCCTCAGCTGGTGCGGCCGCATCGACCCCATCAAGGACCTCGAAACCCTCATCCGGGCCTACGCCTTCATGCGCGTGGAGATGCCGACCCTGCGGCTGCGACTCTTCGGCCCGGTGCCGGCCGGCTGCGAGGAGTACAAGCTCCGCCTGGAGAAGCTCGCCGCCGAGCTCGGGGTGACCGACGGGGTCTCGTACGAGGGCCGCATCGAGCAGGTCGCGCAGGCGTACGCGGCCGGCAGCGTCGTGATGCTCTCCTCCATCAGCGAGGGCTTCCCCTTCAGCATCATCGAGGCCATGTCCTGCGGCCGCACCACCGTCTCCACCGATGTCGGCGGGGTCCGCGAGGCCGTCGGCGACACCGGCCTCGTCGTCCCGCCGCGCGAGCCCGAGACCATGGCGCGCGCCACCCTCGCCCTGCTCCGCGACGACGAACGCCGCGCCGAGCTCGGCCGGATGTCCCGCAAACGGGTGGTGGAGAAGTTCACCCTCCACCAGTCCGTGGACGGCTTCCGGCACATCTACAGGGAACTCGCCGGCCAGCCGGTCCTGCCCGTCCGCGAGGGCGACGACTGGACCCAGCGGCTCGCCGACCCCTGGTACCGCGAACTCGCCGCAGACGGGAGCCTGTGGTGA
- a CDS encoding GntR family transcriptional regulator — MTPPVVHSLREQIREHIVEGIVSGRWKPGERIVERRIAVELEVSQTPVREALRELETLRLIESAPNKGVRVRNLSAADLEEIYPVRAGLEQIAAELAAPRLATDCTALEPHVAALWEADRIKDGTAQVRHTVGFHREMVRAAGNSVLLHTWESLGIEVFTALSIRWLGTVQKSYAEEHEALVEAFRSQDPDIGLLVKRHVLGCAPRA; from the coding sequence ATCACCCCACCCGTCGTGCACTCGCTGCGCGAGCAGATCCGCGAGCACATCGTGGAGGGGATCGTCAGCGGGCGCTGGAAGCCCGGCGAGCGGATCGTCGAACGCCGGATCGCCGTGGAGCTGGAGGTCAGCCAGACGCCCGTACGCGAGGCCCTGCGCGAGCTGGAGACGCTGCGGCTGATCGAGTCGGCGCCCAACAAGGGTGTGCGCGTACGGAATCTGTCGGCGGCGGACCTGGAGGAGATCTACCCGGTCCGGGCCGGCCTGGAGCAGATCGCGGCCGAGCTGGCCGCGCCCCGGCTGGCGACGGACTGCACGGCCCTGGAGCCGCACGTCGCCGCACTGTGGGAGGCCGACCGCATCAAGGACGGCACGGCGCAGGTGCGGCACACGGTGGGCTTCCACCGCGAGATGGTGCGGGCGGCCGGGAACAGCGTGCTGCTGCACACCTGGGAGAGCCTGGGCATCGAGGTGTTCACGGCCCTGTCCATCCGGTGGCTGGGTACGGTCCAGAAGTCCTACGCGGAGGAGCACGAAGCCCTCGTCGAGGCGTTCCGCAGCCAGGATCCGGACATCGGCCTGTTGGTGAAGCGGCACGTCCTGGGGTGCGCTCCGCGCGCCTGA
- the aceE gene encoding pyruvate dehydrogenase (acetyl-transferring), homodimeric type, translated as MSDPVGKLPSELDQLPDRDTEETAEWAASLDAVAQAAGTRRAEYLLRRTLQHAEAAGLALPKLLETDYVNTIPTAAEPEFPGDEAMEAKITAWNRWNAAAMVTRGSKYGVGGHIATFASAAWLYETGFQHFFRGKEADGSGDQLYIQGHASPGIYARAFLDGRISEQQLDNFRQESGGNGLPSYPHPRRLPWLWEFPTVSMGLGPLSAIYQARFNRYLQNRSIKDTANSHVWAFLGDGEMDEPESTAALALASREQLDNLTFVINCNLQRLDGPVRANFRVVQELEAQFRGAGWNVIKSLWGSAWDELFQLDTTGALVRRLREVPDAQFQTYATRDVAYIRQHFFGANAELVQLAGVLSDAKIAECFHSSRGGHEPRKVYAAYKAALEHKGAPTVILAQTVKGYTLGAGFESKNANHQMKKLTIDEFKDMRDLLGLPIPDSAFADGVVPYGHPGANSPEVQYLNERRAALGGPAPARKVKHVALPAPAERSFAPLLKGSGKQEMATTMAFVRLVKDLMRDKETGKRWVPIVPDEARTFGMESLFPSAGIYSPLGQTYEPVDRDQLMYYKEAKDGQILNEGITEAGAMADFIAACTSYATHGEPMIPFYIFYSMFGWQRTADQMWQLADQLGKGFIVGATAGRTTLTGEGLQHADGHSHLIASTNPASLNYDPAFAYEIAVIVKDGLRRMYGEKPEDVFYYLTVYNEPKPQPAMPEGVEEGILKGLYRFNTAADLAEAAPAADAPKIQLMASGTAIHWVLEAQQLLAADWNVAADVWSATSWGELRRDALECDEALLRGELRTPYVTRALEGVTSPVLAVSDWMRQVPDQISQWVEQDWTSLGTDGFGLSDTREGARRHFGVDAQSIVVAALAQLARRGEVPASAVKEARERYGL; from the coding sequence ATGTCCGACCCCGTAGGAAAGCTTCCGAGCGAGCTCGACCAGCTCCCGGACCGCGACACCGAGGAGACCGCCGAATGGGCGGCCTCCCTCGACGCCGTCGCACAGGCCGCCGGTACGCGCCGCGCCGAATACCTGCTCCGCCGCACGCTCCAGCACGCCGAGGCCGCCGGCCTCGCCCTGCCGAAGCTGCTGGAGACGGACTACGTCAACACCATCCCCACCGCCGCCGAGCCGGAGTTCCCCGGTGACGAGGCGATGGAAGCCAAGATCACCGCCTGGAACCGCTGGAACGCGGCCGCCATGGTGACCCGCGGCTCCAAGTACGGCGTCGGCGGCCACATCGCCACCTTCGCCTCCGCCGCGTGGCTGTACGAGACCGGCTTCCAGCACTTCTTCCGCGGGAAGGAGGCCGACGGATCGGGCGACCAGCTCTACATCCAGGGCCACGCCTCCCCCGGCATCTACGCCCGCGCCTTCCTCGACGGGCGCATCTCCGAGCAGCAGCTCGACAACTTCCGCCAGGAGTCCGGCGGCAACGGCCTGCCGTCCTACCCGCACCCGCGGCGCCTGCCGTGGCTGTGGGAGTTCCCGACGGTGTCCATGGGCCTCGGCCCGCTCTCCGCGATCTACCAGGCGCGCTTCAACCGCTACCTGCAGAACCGGAGCATCAAGGACACCGCCAACTCGCACGTCTGGGCCTTCCTGGGCGACGGCGAGATGGACGAGCCCGAGTCGACCGCCGCCCTGGCCCTCGCCTCCCGCGAGCAGCTCGACAACCTGACCTTCGTCATCAACTGCAACCTGCAGCGCCTCGACGGTCCGGTCCGCGCCAACTTCCGCGTGGTCCAGGAGCTGGAGGCCCAGTTCCGCGGCGCCGGCTGGAACGTCATCAAGTCGCTGTGGGGCTCCGCCTGGGACGAGCTGTTCCAGCTCGACACCACGGGCGCCCTCGTACGCCGCCTGCGCGAGGTACCGGACGCGCAGTTCCAGACGTACGCGACCCGCGACGTGGCTTACATCCGCCAGCACTTCTTCGGCGCCAACGCCGAGCTCGTGCAGCTGGCGGGCGTCCTGTCCGACGCGAAGATCGCCGAGTGCTTCCACTCCTCCCGCGGCGGCCACGAGCCCCGCAAGGTGTACGCCGCGTACAAGGCCGCCCTGGAGCACAAGGGCGCGCCGACGGTCATCCTGGCGCAGACCGTCAAGGGCTACACGCTGGGTGCCGGGTTCGAGTCGAAGAACGCGAACCACCAGATGAAGAAGCTGACGATCGACGAGTTCAAGGACATGCGCGACCTCCTTGGCCTCCCGATCCCGGACAGCGCCTTCGCCGACGGCGTCGTCCCGTACGGCCACCCGGGCGCGAACAGCCCCGAGGTCCAGTACCTGAACGAGCGCCGCGCGGCCCTCGGCGGCCCGGCCCCGGCCCGCAAGGTCAAGCACGTGGCCCTGCCGGCTCCGGCCGAGCGCTCCTTCGCCCCGCTGCTCAAGGGCTCCGGCAAGCAGGAGATGGCCACCACCATGGCCTTCGTCCGGCTCGTCAAGGACCTGATGCGGGACAAGGAGACCGGCAAGCGCTGGGTGCCGATCGTCCCCGACGAGGCCCGTACCTTCGGTATGGAGTCGCTCTTCCCGTCGGCCGGCATCTACTCGCCGCTGGGTCAGACGTACGAGCCGGTCGACCGCGACCAGCTCATGTACTACAAGGAAGCCAAGGACGGCCAGATCCTCAACGAGGGGATCACCGAGGCCGGCGCCATGGCCGACTTCATCGCCGCCTGCACGTCGTACGCGACGCACGGCGAGCCGATGATCCCCTTCTACATCTTCTACTCGATGTTCGGCTGGCAGCGCACCGCCGACCAGATGTGGCAGCTCGCCGACCAGCTCGGCAAGGGCTTCATCGTGGGCGCCACCGCCGGCCGCACCACGCTGACCGGTGAGGGCCTGCAGCACGCGGACGGCCACTCGCACCTGATCGCGTCCACGAACCCGGCGTCGCTCAACTACGACCCGGCCTTCGCGTACGAGATCGCGGTGATCGTCAAGGACGGTCTGCGCCGGATGTACGGCGAGAAGCCGGAAGACGTCTTCTACTACCTGACGGTCTACAACGAGCCGAAGCCGCAGCCCGCGATGCCCGAGGGCGTCGAGGAAGGCATCCTCAAGGGTCTGTACCGCTTCAACACGGCGGCGGACCTGGCGGAGGCGGCCCCGGCCGCCGACGCGCCGAAGATCCAGCTCATGGCCTCGGGTACGGCCATCCACTGGGTGCTGGAGGCGCAGCAGCTGCTCGCCGCCGACTGGAACGTGGCCGCCGACGTATGGTCCGCCACCTCCTGGGGCGAGCTGCGGCGCGACGCGCTGGAGTGCGACGAGGCGCTGCTGCGCGGCGAGCTCCGCACCCCGTACGTGACCCGCGCGCTGGAGGGCGTCACCAGCCCGGTGCTCGCCGTCTCCGACTGGATGCGCCAGGTCCCGGACCAGATCAGCCAGTGGGTGGAGCAGGACTGGACCTCGCTGGGTACGGACGGCTTCGGCCTGTCGGACACCCGTGAGGGCGCCCGCCGCCACTTCGGTGTCGACGCCCAGTCGATCGTGGTGGCCGCGCTGGCCCAGCTCGCCCGCCGCGGCGAGGTTCCGGCGTCCGCCGTCAAGGAGGCCCGGGAGCGCTACGGCCTCTGA